A single region of the Nicotiana sylvestris chromosome 6, ASM39365v2, whole genome shotgun sequence genome encodes:
- the LOC104240843 gene encoding uncharacterized protein, which yields MAPYEALYGRRCRSHIRWFEAGETNLLGPDLVQEAMDKVQLIRQRLLTTQSSQKSYANKRRRYLVFTIGDKVFIQVSPMKGVMQFGKRGKLSPKFIGPYEILDRVGVVAYHLELPPELSFIHPVFHVSMLRKCISYSSQVLEAPTIPLDEKLSYEEEPMAIVDRQVRKLQSK from the coding sequence atggcaccgtacgaagcattgtatggtagaagATGTCGTTCTCATATCAGATGGTTTGAAGCTGGTGAGACTAACTTATTGGGACCTGACTTAGTACAAGAAGCTATGGACAAAGTCCAGTTGATCAGACAGAGATTGCTTACAACTCAAAGCAGTCAAAAGTCTTATGCTAATAAGAGAAGAAGATATTTAGTGTTCACAATTGGAGACAAAGTGTTCATACAAGTCTctcctatgaaaggtgtgatgcaGTTTGGGAAAAGAGGCAAGCTGAGCCCCAAGTTTATAGGACCGTATGAGATACTAGATCGAGTGGGAGTTGTGGCTTATCATTTGGAACTTCCTCCTGAGTTGTCCTTtattcatccagtgtttcatgtctcAATGCTAAGAAAATGTATATCATACTCATCTCAGGTGCTTGAAGCACCAACTATACCGCTTGATGAGAagttgtcttatgaggaggagccgatggcaATTGTTGATAGACAAGTAAGAAAGctacagtcaaaataa